A section of the Dehalobacter sp. DCM genome encodes:
- the mrdA gene encoding penicillin-binding protein 2 — translation MEERKRQPYRKRLAGFSAVVVLLFLILGFRLWYLQIAKGDYYSELAAGNVMKTVTTSAVRGEIVDKNGVVLARSIPKFALTLDWTDLQKTNGDWKNVVKTLAGYIKPYWPYPNQSADLITEDILVMIRNQQWESYQTVVILEDAPSQLQAVIAEHSNELPGVSIEAIAERVYPQKTLLGQVLGYVREISEDEIIQFNEQAEANGDTYEYTQGDLVGKMGVEKSYDTWLRGNHGVELVNVDSKARPVDKEIVKEAEPGKTLQLTIDSKLQRVMEDELDKVIKSIQKKHPDAQAGAAVILNVKTGQVLAMASHPYMDPNDLTGIISEETATRYFSSEDAASFNRAIMGLYPPGSTFKMITAMAALEAGVVSPNDYFADSMSSLGPLEVQKQGIAEWGGNNFGRVNLYSGLAHSSNIYFQIIGRRVFDKDPELIKKIANEFGLGVASGIDIPSEGTGIAPSPSWKKEYFKPYYDRKHTENLQEIEDKYTELLAKAKDQDEKDALLLQKDNEITLEDQDYQGKIDFYVNWRLFDSFNNSIGQGYNSYSLIQLANYVATIVNGGNHYRPYVVDKIIDPVSGEILQQNKPQLLNKVSVSQQNLNEIKKAMAAVTSGEGTAAWLFRDVPEFTGGGKTGTAQIGSKGTSGGDNYNGMFVAFAPYDNPEIAFAGVVEYGGHGSETAGYVAKAAFKQYFGWK, via the coding sequence ATGGAAGAAAGGAAGCGCCAACCGTACCGGAAGAGACTCGCCGGATTCAGTGCTGTCGTCGTCCTTCTTTTTTTAATATTGGGTTTTCGGTTATGGTATTTGCAGATTGCAAAAGGAGATTATTACTCCGAACTCGCTGCAGGTAACGTCATGAAGACGGTAACGACCTCTGCTGTCCGTGGGGAGATTGTCGATAAAAACGGTGTCGTTTTAGCGCGTAGTATCCCAAAATTTGCGCTGACCTTGGACTGGACGGATCTGCAAAAAACAAACGGGGACTGGAAGAATGTCGTGAAGACACTTGCGGGCTATATCAAGCCTTATTGGCCGTATCCCAACCAGTCGGCCGATTTGATAACGGAAGATATTTTGGTCATGATCCGAAATCAGCAATGGGAAAGTTACCAAACCGTCGTTATTTTGGAAGATGCGCCAAGCCAGCTGCAGGCTGTCATTGCGGAGCACAGCAATGAGCTCCCGGGTGTCAGTATTGAGGCGATAGCGGAGAGAGTATATCCCCAAAAAACCTTGCTCGGCCAAGTTCTTGGTTATGTCCGGGAAATCAGTGAAGATGAAATCATCCAGTTTAATGAGCAGGCTGAGGCGAATGGGGATACCTATGAATATACCCAAGGCGATCTTGTAGGGAAAATGGGCGTGGAGAAAAGTTACGATACGTGGCTGCGCGGGAATCACGGTGTGGAACTCGTCAATGTCGACAGCAAAGCGCGCCCTGTTGACAAAGAGATTGTCAAGGAAGCTGAGCCGGGTAAAACCCTGCAGCTGACAATTGACAGCAAGCTGCAGCGGGTTATGGAAGACGAACTGGACAAAGTTATCAAATCGATCCAAAAGAAACACCCTGACGCCCAAGCCGGGGCAGCGGTGATCCTCAATGTCAAGACCGGGCAAGTGCTGGCAATGGCATCCCACCCCTATATGGATCCTAATGATTTAACGGGGATTATTTCCGAAGAGACTGCAACACGGTATTTCAGCAGTGAGGATGCCGCGTCGTTCAACCGCGCGATCATGGGATTATATCCGCCGGGGTCGACCTTTAAAATGATTACAGCGATGGCGGCATTGGAAGCAGGCGTTGTTTCGCCCAACGACTATTTTGCCGATTCCATGTCCTCATTGGGTCCTCTTGAGGTACAAAAACAGGGGATTGCGGAATGGGGCGGCAATAACTTCGGCAGGGTCAACCTTTATAGCGGACTGGCACACTCCTCCAACATCTACTTTCAAATCATCGGCAGAAGAGTATTTGATAAGGATCCCGAATTGATTAAGAAAATTGCCAATGAATTTGGCCTCGGCGTTGCTTCCGGTATTGATATTCCTAGCGAAGGTACGGGAATAGCCCCATCACCTTCCTGGAAAAAGGAGTATTTCAAACCATACTATGATCGGAAGCACACGGAGAATCTTCAAGAAATCGAAGACAAGTATACTGAACTCCTGGCCAAGGCGAAGGATCAGGATGAAAAGGACGCATTATTACTGCAGAAAGACAATGAAATCACCTTAGAGGACCAAGACTACCAGGGTAAGATCGATTTCTATGTTAACTGGCGGTTATTCGACAGTTTCAACAACTCTATCGGGCAGGGTTATAATTCGTATTCCCTGATTCAGTTGGCAAATTATGTCGCTACGATTGTTAACGGCGGAAACCATTACAGACCCTATGTCGTAGATAAAATTATCGACCCGGTTAGCGGTGAGATATTGCAGCAAAATAAACCGCAGCTGCTGAACAAAGTTTCCGTATCTCAGCAAAACTTGAATGAAATCAAGAAGGCCATGGCGGCCGTCACGAGTGGAGAAGGCACTGCAGCCTGGTTATTCAGGGATGTCCCCGAATTTACAGGCGGAGGCAAGACCGGTACGGCGCAGATCGGCTCAAAAGGAACGTCCGGCGGCGATAATTATAACGGAATGTTTGTTGCGTTTGCTCCTTACGATAATCCGGAAATTGCTTTTGCCGGGGTCGTCGAATACGGCGGACACGGCAGTGAAACAGCAGGTTATGTCGCCAAAGCTGCGTTTAAACAATATTTTGGCTGGAAATAG
- the mreD gene encoding rod shape-determining protein MreD: MRRYIVMMMISIACLVLPGTTFQYFSWGGIKPDITMLWVIYIALHHRPAQGVVYGFFIGLIVDFYLGRYIGLYAIILAVVAFLISLLQQRWYKENIPLTMVLVFIVTLLGQAMMVLIATTAGLNWFFGDAVKEIFGISFYNALLVPVTYPFIHKSFSEGILQPKRKIEQQ, encoded by the coding sequence ATGAGACGCTATATAGTCATGATGATGATCTCTATAGCCTGTCTGGTCCTGCCGGGAACAACGTTTCAGTATTTCTCCTGGGGCGGCATCAAACCCGATATTACCATGCTCTGGGTCATCTATATTGCGTTGCACCATCGTCCGGCCCAGGGTGTCGTCTATGGCTTCTTCATCGGCTTAATCGTTGATTTTTATTTGGGCCGGTATATCGGGCTCTACGCGATTATTTTAGCTGTGGTGGCTTTCTTGATCAGCCTGCTGCAGCAGCGTTGGTATAAAGAAAATATCCCCTTGACAATGGTTCTTGTATTTATCGTTACTTTGCTGGGGCAGGCTATGATGGTTCTTATTGCTACCACGGCAGGATTAAATTGGTTCTTTGGTGATGCTGTTAAAGAAATTTTCGGTATTTCTTTCTATAATGCGTTGCTTGTGCCGGTGACCTATCCGTTTATCCACAAGTCCTTTAGTGAAGGTATCCTGCAACCTAAAAGGAAGATAGAACAGCAATAA
- the mreC gene encoding rod shape-determining protein MreC, giving the protein MGKKLNPMGIAVIVFAILLITLTSIHFSGLGSQLPNPVGNALQRVLAPIESAVWNIGDGIRGNFRAIFSFRTVKAENEALRKQVDALTADNLQLKQQVLASLRYQELYAGIFKSPVISNYSKVGASVVNRNPSAWYQTVTVNKGSDQGIKVDDPVVANLGLVGKVISVTAKTSDILLILDGEGQVGAFVRTSEGKAIFGIVRGTYKNTTRLNASGELQMNFRPDDEVNPGDMVYTSGYGEIYPKGIPIGIVTAIKIDTKGLLKVAAIVPIVDFDSLEEVLIVRNQEGSQ; this is encoded by the coding sequence GTGGGGAAAAAATTAAATCCCATGGGTATTGCCGTTATCGTTTTTGCTATCCTGCTGATTACCTTGACATCGATTCATTTTAGTGGCCTGGGCAGTCAGCTGCCAAATCCGGTTGGGAATGCCCTGCAAAGGGTTCTAGCGCCAATTGAGAGCGCTGTCTGGAATATCGGGGATGGGATCAGAGGTAACTTCCGCGCTATTTTCAGCTTTAGGACAGTTAAAGCTGAAAATGAAGCGCTGCGGAAACAAGTAGATGCTTTAACGGCAGATAATCTCCAACTGAAACAGCAGGTTTTGGCTTCGCTTCGCTATCAGGAGCTTTATGCCGGTATTTTTAAAAGCCCCGTCATTTCGAATTATAGCAAAGTTGGCGCGTCAGTTGTCAATCGTAACCCTTCGGCCTGGTATCAAACGGTCACAGTTAATAAGGGCAGTGATCAGGGCATTAAAGTTGATGATCCGGTGGTCGCCAATTTGGGTCTGGTCGGAAAAGTGATTTCTGTCACAGCCAAAACCTCGGACATCTTATTGATTCTGGATGGAGAAGGACAAGTCGGTGCATTTGTCCGAACCAGTGAAGGCAAAGCGATATTTGGTATCGTCAGAGGTACTTATAAAAACACAACCCGCTTAAACGCCTCCGGTGAGCTGCAGATGAACTTCCGCCCGGATGATGAGGTCAATCCGGGTGATATGGTCTATACATCCGGTTACGGTGAAATATATCCGAAAGGGATACCCATCGGCATCGTTACTGCGATTAAGATCGACACGAAGGGGTTGCTAAAAGTTGCCGCGATCGTACCCATCGTTGATTTTGATTCCCTCGAAGAAGTGTTGATTGTAAGAAACCAGGAGGGCAGTCAATGA
- a CDS encoding rod shape-determining protein — translation MLFSKDLGIDLGTANTLVFMRGKGIIVREPSVVAMDIEKNEPLAVGDRAKEMIGRTPGNIVAIRPLKDGVISDFNVTQKMLKYFINRALGQKFLFARPRVVICVPSGVTAVEKRAVKEAALAAGAKDPIIMEEPMAAAIGAGLPVSDPTGNMIVDIGGGTTEVAVISMGGIVTAGSIRVAGDEMDDAIIAYIKKTYNLSVGYQSAENIKMEIGAAYMPEKGLTYMIKGRDLLTGLPKNVEITSEEIVDALSEPVSAIVDAVKNCLEKTPPELAADIMDRGIMMAGGGSLLRNLDRLIADQTGIPVNLAEDPLSCVALGTGMVLENEEILKQIASLQKN, via the coding sequence ATGTTATTTTCCAAAGACTTAGGAATTGACTTGGGAACAGCGAATACACTTGTTTTTATGAGAGGGAAAGGGATTATTGTTAGAGAACCATCCGTGGTTGCTATGGATATAGAGAAGAATGAACCTTTGGCTGTCGGAGACCGGGCTAAAGAGATGATTGGCAGAACACCGGGGAATATTGTGGCTATCCGGCCCTTAAAAGATGGTGTTATCTCTGATTTTAATGTCACGCAGAAAATGCTTAAATATTTTATTAATCGGGCATTAGGACAGAAATTTTTGTTTGCCCGCCCACGCGTTGTCATTTGTGTTCCTTCAGGAGTAACAGCGGTTGAAAAAAGAGCAGTCAAAGAAGCTGCCCTTGCGGCAGGGGCAAAAGATCCAATCATTATGGAGGAACCGATGGCAGCAGCTATTGGTGCAGGATTGCCGGTAAGCGATCCTACCGGCAATATGATCGTCGATATTGGCGGAGGAACCACGGAAGTGGCTGTTATCTCCATGGGAGGAATCGTTACGGCGGGTTCGATCCGTGTGGCTGGCGATGAAATGGATGATGCCATCATTGCCTATATTAAGAAAACATACAATCTTTCAGTGGGCTATCAGTCTGCTGAAAATATTAAAATGGAAATAGGCGCTGCGTATATGCCTGAAAAAGGTTTAACTTACATGATTAAAGGACGCGACCTTTTAACTGGCTTACCGAAAAATGTGGAAATCACATCCGAAGAGATAGTTGACGCGTTAAGCGAGCCTGTCAGCGCGATTGTGGATGCCGTAAAGAATTGTCTGGAAAAAACGCCGCCGGAGCTGGCTGCGGATATTATGGACAGAGGAATTATGATGGCTGGCGGCGGTTCACTCTTAAGAAATCTGGACCGACTGATCGCCGATCAGACAGGAATCCCTGTCAATTTAGCCGAAGATCCGCTTTCCTGTGTTGCCTTGGGAACCGGAATGGTGCTCGAGAATGAGGAAATTTTGAAACAGATAGCCTCTTTGCAAAAGAACTAA
- the radC gene encoding RadC family protein — protein MNYRRLKDLPEDLLPRERLYQLGSESLSNKEILAILLRTGSKGENVLELAERILTDAGGLAGISRLTVHELKQVHGIGPAKAAQVKAALEIGKRCVCADPVSRPTVNTPSDAADLVMEEMRKLDREHFRIMHLNTRNHVLGICPVSVGSLNSSIVHPRECFKDAIRRNANTIILLHNHPSGDPTPSYEDVEITKRLAEGGKILGIDVLDHIVIGDRKYVSLKEQGVL, from the coding sequence ATGAATTACCGACGTCTTAAGGATTTGCCCGAAGATTTATTGCCCCGGGAGCGGCTTTATCAGCTCGGTTCTGAGAGTTTGTCCAATAAAGAGATATTGGCAATTCTTCTGCGTACTGGTTCAAAAGGGGAAAATGTACTGGAACTGGCGGAAAGGATATTGACGGATGCCGGTGGGTTGGCTGGAATATCCAGATTGACAGTCCATGAATTAAAGCAGGTCCATGGTATCGGGCCGGCGAAAGCGGCTCAAGTCAAAGCGGCATTGGAAATAGGTAAACGCTGTGTCTGTGCGGACCCCGTATCCCGGCCCACGGTTAATACGCCTTCCGACGCCGCCGATTTAGTTATGGAAGAGATGCGAAAACTTGACCGTGAACATTTTAGGATAATGCATTTAAATACACGGAATCATGTTCTTGGGATTTGCCCAGTATCTGTCGGTTCACTCAATTCATCAATCGTTCATCCCAGGGAGTGCTTTAAAGATGCGATTCGCCGAAATGCGAATACGATTATCCTTTTACACAATCATCCCAGCGGAGATCCTACCCCGAGTTATGAAGATGTGGAAATCACTAAACGATTGGCAGAAGGGGGAAAGATTTTGGGGATAGACGTGCTGGATCATATCGTCATTGGCGATAGAAAGTATGTCAGCTTGAAGGAACAAGGTGTTCTTTAA
- a CDS encoding Maf family protein → MLVLASASPRRRELLSEWGYDFKIIAAPVDEYMPEGINPETGVQDLARRKALSGLIAWQAQGGTAEDTVLGADTIVVLEDNILGKPVDETEAFRMLQALGGKTHRVMTAIALARAKDDARQTEVETDVAMTEVTFRALTDNEINAYIATGESMDKAAAYGIQGGAGKFVIQVSGSLTNVIGLPKEILANQLAKRGIFPQK, encoded by the coding sequence ATGTTAGTTTTAGCGTCGGCCTCACCGCGGAGGCGGGAGTTACTGAGCGAATGGGGATATGATTTCAAAATTATTGCTGCGCCGGTTGATGAATATATGCCTGAAGGAATAAATCCGGAAACCGGTGTGCAGGATCTGGCCAGGCGTAAGGCTTTATCCGGTTTGATAGCTTGGCAGGCACAAGGCGGGACGGCAGAAGATACCGTTTTAGGTGCGGATACTATCGTTGTATTAGAAGATAATATACTCGGCAAGCCGGTGGATGAAACCGAGGCATTTAGAATGCTGCAGGCATTAGGCGGGAAGACGCATCGGGTAATGACGGCTATTGCTTTAGCCAGGGCAAAGGACGATGCAAGACAAACCGAGGTTGAAACGGATGTTGCCATGACAGAGGTGACATTCAGAGCTCTTACCGATAATGAAATTAATGCGTATATCGCTACCGGGGAATCTATGGATAAAGCAGCGGCTTATGGTATTCAGGGCGGTGCAGGCAAATTCGTCATTCAAGTCAGCGGCTCATTGACGAATGTTATCGGCTTGCCTAAAGAAATATTAGCTAACCAACTGGCGAAGAGAGGAATTTTTCCTCAAAAATAA
- the cimA gene encoding citramalate synthase, with translation MSGKKITVYDTTLRDGAQGEGVHFSAKDKLYYLQKMVEAGIDYVEAGWPGANPKDDEFYRAVSEWAGPNGDPGWRSRTKLVAFGSTCRVGESPEKSDSLAGLLASGADTLTIFGKTWKLHVESVLRTNAQENLRLIRDSVAYLVSAGKDVFFDAEHFFDGWLDDADFALQCVEAALLGGAKGVVLCDTNGGTYTEEIVGGVDAVRQHCSPGVLGIHVHNDGGLAIANTLAAVRAGANQIQGTWNGFGERCGNANLSTLIPWLQLKLNYQLIEPEALHNITHLSRYVAELANYPFDEKQPYVGRSAFAHKAGMHVDAVMKDNKTFEHIDPALVGNERRILISDQSGKANLCLKMRRFRPQIEKDDPLVELAMERIKKAENEGFQYETAEGSLDLLLMEILGQYEAPFNLEDYHVWSDPLRGELDSVAVVKVRVGDKSVHIAAEGDGPVHALDQALRSTLSTFFPVIEESLLTDYKVRVLDGSQGTGSIVRVVVETKHGSKTWGTVGVSSNILRASAMALLDALYLIILSSQGKAF, from the coding sequence ATGTCCGGTAAAAAGATTACAGTATATGATACGACGCTGCGGGATGGAGCCCAAGGTGAAGGGGTGCATTTCTCTGCGAAGGATAAGTTGTATTATCTGCAAAAGATGGTTGAGGCCGGGATTGATTATGTTGAAGCAGGCTGGCCGGGTGCTAATCCCAAAGATGATGAATTTTATCGTGCGGTATCCGAATGGGCTGGGCCCAATGGTGATCCCGGCTGGCGCAGCCGTACGAAATTGGTCGCGTTTGGTAGTACATGCCGGGTCGGCGAATCGCCGGAAAAGAGTGATTCCCTGGCAGGACTCCTCGCGTCGGGTGCAGATACATTGACTATATTTGGGAAAACATGGAAGTTGCATGTGGAATCTGTTCTTAGGACAAATGCCCAAGAGAATCTGAGACTCATTCGGGATTCGGTTGCTTATTTGGTCAGTGCGGGAAAAGATGTTTTTTTCGATGCGGAGCATTTTTTTGACGGCTGGCTGGACGACGCTGATTTTGCTCTTCAGTGCGTCGAAGCGGCTCTGCTTGGAGGCGCCAAGGGAGTTGTGCTCTGTGATACCAATGGCGGGACATATACCGAAGAGATTGTTGGCGGGGTAGATGCAGTCAGACAACATTGTTCACCGGGAGTCTTGGGTATTCATGTCCATAACGACGGCGGGCTAGCTATAGCAAATACACTTGCAGCAGTCAGAGCTGGTGCAAATCAAATCCAGGGCACCTGGAATGGATTTGGAGAGCGCTGCGGGAATGCTAATCTCAGTACACTTATCCCATGGCTGCAGCTGAAACTTAATTATCAGTTGATCGAACCGGAAGCACTGCATAATATTACGCATTTAAGCCGTTATGTGGCAGAGCTTGCCAACTATCCATTTGATGAAAAACAACCGTATGTCGGCAGGAGTGCTTTTGCCCATAAAGCGGGTATGCACGTCGATGCCGTCATGAAGGATAATAAAACGTTTGAACATATCGACCCGGCCTTAGTCGGTAATGAGCGGCGCATACTGATTTCCGATCAGTCGGGAAAAGCCAATCTTTGTTTGAAAATGCGTCGGTTCCGCCCCCAAATTGAAAAAGACGATCCATTAGTTGAATTGGCGATGGAGAGGATAAAAAAAGCTGAAAACGAAGGGTTCCAATATGAGACGGCAGAAGGCAGTCTGGATCTGCTTTTGATGGAGATCCTCGGCCAATATGAAGCACCGTTTAATTTAGAAGACTATCATGTATGGAGTGATCCGCTGCGGGGAGAACTTGACTCCGTGGCTGTTGTCAAAGTGCGTGTCGGAGATAAATCAGTGCACATCGCCGCTGAGGGCGACGGCCCGGTTCATGCTCTGGACCAAGCCTTAAGAAGTACGCTGAGTACGTTCTTCCCGGTCATTGAAGAGAGTTTACTGACAGACTATAAAGTGCGGGTGCTGGACGGATCACAGGGAACGGGTTCTATTGTCAGAGTGGTTGTCGAAACAAAGCATGGTTCAAAAACGTGGGGGACGGTGGGTGTCTCATCCAATATCCTTCGCGCGAGTGCAATGGCACTCTTGGATGCATTGTATTTGATCATTCTCAGCTCCCAGGGAAAGGCGTTTTAA
- a CDS encoding redox-sensing transcriptional repressor Rex: MKTLKIPEATIIRLSVYSRFLSEIDRKGIITISSGDIAEGVGVSPAQVRKDLAYFGEFGIRGVGYNVKDLHRHILRIMGLSSEWSVCLVGLGNLGLALSTYKGFKDRGFSIVAIFENDPKKIGMKINDIEVLPIDRIEEVIAQNQIQIGAITVPASVAQDVADKLVQGGIKAILNFAPVVLNVPPTVELRNVDLSVNLEVLTFNLGGRMA, translated from the coding sequence TTGAAAACATTAAAAATTCCTGAAGCAACGATAATACGACTTTCTGTATACTCCCGATTCTTGTCGGAGATAGACCGAAAAGGGATCATTACTATTTCTTCCGGTGACATTGCCGAAGGAGTTGGTGTCAGTCCGGCTCAAGTACGTAAGGATTTAGCTTATTTCGGCGAATTCGGGATTCGCGGGGTTGGTTATAACGTCAAGGATCTTCACCGGCATATCCTAAGAATTATGGGACTCAGTTCCGAATGGAGCGTTTGCCTCGTTGGTTTGGGGAATCTTGGGCTGGCCTTAAGTACGTATAAAGGGTTTAAAGATCGCGGATTTTCGATTGTTGCTATATTTGAAAATGATCCGAAAAAAATCGGCATGAAGATCAATGATATTGAAGTATTACCGATTGACCGGATCGAAGAAGTCATCGCGCAGAATCAGATCCAAATCGGCGCGATTACGGTACCGGCTTCAGTAGCGCAAGATGTAGCAGATAAATTGGTTCAAGGCGGCATTAAAGCCATACTTAACTTTGCCCCCGTTGTTTTGAATGTGCCACCGACAGTTGAACTCAGAAATGTTGACTTGTCCGTGAATTTAGAAGTACTGACATTTAACCTTGGCGGCAGAATGGCTTAA
- a CDS encoding SPOR domain-containing protein, whose protein sequence is MKKNIRQGVLISLILVILIAGGISCFTWNIGRLFVSLVAAEPSASVKDQEVIESNVLHLPEVKLWICQIGVYKEKTNAEKIQQLLKSQGLMAVIFTANDSYTTAIGAFLSRENALQYSGTITQTVQNWVKAAEYPQRHYKITGKDITTASLILETANTVLTQPEEDWDIPQMQKEIQSVSDDKCPTDFQDLKKSVEMLFSAGTDTQSQQLLQVYADYMIVTAKYS, encoded by the coding sequence ATGAAAAAAAATATAAGACAAGGCGTTTTGATTTCCCTGATATTGGTCATACTAATAGCAGGCGGGATCAGTTGCTTTACATGGAATATCGGCAGGTTATTTGTCAGCTTGGTTGCTGCGGAGCCGTCGGCTTCAGTTAAAGACCAAGAGGTCATTGAAAGCAATGTTCTTCACCTTCCCGAAGTAAAACTTTGGATTTGCCAAATAGGCGTGTATAAGGAAAAGACCAATGCTGAGAAAATACAGCAGTTATTAAAAAGTCAGGGTTTAATGGCTGTCATTTTTACTGCAAATGATTCGTATACGACGGCCATAGGTGCCTTCTTATCGAGAGAGAACGCCTTGCAGTACAGCGGAACAATCACACAGACGGTGCAGAATTGGGTTAAAGCAGCTGAGTACCCGCAGCGGCATTACAAAATCACCGGAAAAGACATAACAACGGCTTCGTTAATTTTAGAAACGGCCAATACCGTATTAACACAACCTGAGGAAGACTGGGATATTCCACAAATGCAGAAAGAAATCCAGTCAGTGTCCGACGATAAATGTCCCACCGACTTTCAAGATCTAAAAAAGAGCGTGGAAATGCTTTTCAGTGCCGGAACAGATACACAGTCACAACAGCTGTTGCAAGTATACGCAGATTACATGATTGTCACAGCGAAATATAGTTAA
- a CDS encoding GGDEF domain-containing response regulator, translating to MFTILAIDDQEFNLAFMKEILSDYIFLKAKSGKEALHVLSESKPDLILLDVLMPDMDGYDLIRILKADNSTRDIPVIFITGCDSEAEEEKGLTLGAVDYITKPFRPSIIQARVKNTLKLIHQQRLLEKMARIDGLTEIPNRRYFQEKLDYEFHSAVQNNHFLSLIMIDVDKFKKFNDYCGHAKGDEALAIIAKTMQSCLSQPHEFLARYGGEEFVVLLPQTNKTEGLHIAECLRVQVYNTQLTYGPLDAKAFLTVSLGGYSLLPKKDQQPHFLLEKADACLYQAKNTGRNRVIWDSQPSLKQV from the coding sequence ATGTTTACGATTTTGGCAATAGACGACCAGGAATTCAATCTTGCTTTTATGAAAGAAATTTTAAGTGATTACATTTTTTTAAAAGCCAAGAGCGGCAAAGAAGCCTTACATGTTCTTAGTGAATCTAAACCTGATCTTATTCTATTAGACGTCTTGATGCCAGACATGGATGGTTACGATCTTATCCGTATTTTAAAAGCCGATAATTCAACCCGTGATATTCCCGTTATTTTTATTACCGGATGCGACTCGGAAGCAGAAGAAGAAAAAGGACTTACCCTCGGCGCGGTGGATTATATTACAAAGCCGTTTCGACCGTCAATCATCCAAGCCAGGGTAAAAAATACGTTAAAGCTGATTCACCAGCAACGATTATTAGAAAAAATGGCCCGCATTGACGGTCTTACTGAAATTCCCAATCGGCGGTACTTTCAGGAAAAGCTCGATTACGAGTTCCATTCGGCGGTACAAAATAATCATTTCCTGTCTCTGATCATGATCGATGTCGACAAATTCAAGAAGTTCAACGATTATTGCGGTCATGCCAAAGGTGATGAGGCTTTAGCCATTATCGCCAAGACGATGCAATCCTGCTTATCTCAACCTCATGAATTCCTGGCCCGTTACGGTGGGGAGGAGTTCGTTGTGCTTTTGCCGCAGACAAACAAGACCGAAGGCCTTCATATTGCAGAGTGCCTCCGGGTTCAAGTTTATAATACACAGCTCACCTATGGGCCGTTAGACGCCAAAGCCTTTTTAACAGTCAGTTTAGGCGGCTATAGTCTATTGCCGAAAAAAGACCAACAACCGCACTTTCTTTTGGAAAAAGCCGATGCGTGTTTGTATCAGGCGAAAAACACAGGCCGCAATCGCGTCATTTGGGACTCTCAACCATCCCTTAAGCAAGTATGA